Genomic window (Streptomyces liliiviolaceus):
GCGGCCGTGCCGGAGCTGCTCAAGGAGACCGCCGACCCGTACGTCTGGATCGCCTGCGACACGGCCACGACCCGCTCCCTGGCCGCGTACTTCCGCAAGGAACTGGCCCTGCCGAAGCAGCGGGTGAACGCGCTGGGGTACTGGCGAGCGGCCTGAACCCGTACGCGCGATGATCGGGGCATGGACGTCACCCTGCATCTCGCCCAGCAGCCCGAGGCCGACGAACTCCTCGGGCGCAGCCCGCTCGCCGCGCTCGTCGGCATGCTCCTCGATCAGCAGGTCCCGATGGAATGGGCGTTCGCGGGCCCGTACACGATCGCGCGGCGGCTCGACGCGGACGATCTCGACGCGCACGAGATCGCGGCGTACGAGCCGGAGGCGTTCGCGGCCCTCCTGTCCACGAAACCGGCCGTGCACCGCTACCCGGGCTCGATGGCCAAGCGGATCCAGCAGTTGTGCCAGTACCTCGTGGAGCACTACGACGGGGACGCGGCGAAGGTCTGGGAGGGCGCGGACCCGGGTACGGGGGCCGGCGCGGTGACGGGGGCGGAGCTGTTGCGGCGGCTCAAGGAGCTGCCCGGCTTCGGCACCCAGAAGGCGCAGATCTTCCTCGCCCTGCTGGGCAAGCAGCTGGGCGTGCGCCCGAAGGGCTGGCGGGAGGCCGCGGGTCC
Coding sequences:
- a CDS encoding HhH-GPD-type base excision DNA repair protein gives rise to the protein MDVTLHLAQQPEADELLGRSPLAALVGMLLDQQVPMEWAFAGPYTIARRLDADDLDAHEIAAYEPEAFAALLSTKPAVHRYPGSMAKRIQQLCQYLVEHYDGDAAKVWEGADPGTGAGAVTGAELLRRLKELPGFGTQKAQIFLALLGKQLGVRPKGWREAAGPYGEARSFRSVADITGPESLTKVRAHKQEMKAAAKAAAETTAKSATAAKTAKTAKATKAGKAAKAVKGSGG